A genomic region of Microbacterium schleiferi contains the following coding sequences:
- a CDS encoding recombinase family protein, with the protein MSALLAHLRPRPERARAVVYLRQSTYREESISLDVQEQACRAYCDRQGYEIVSIERDPGISGRTWARAGVQAAMGALETDRADVIVLWRWSRLSRSRRDWALAADRADLAGGRIESATEPNDQTAAGRFARGVMTELAAFESERIGEQWKEAREFRVARGLPSTGGPRFGYREVGGQYLPDPETGPLLADLYRRYLGGQGSGHLTRHLNDLGVPHGRTGGPWRYQDVLRILDAGFGAGLLVKSGPHAPVWDREFRQGAHEPVIDRATWEAYLAAREERRRVRVQPGASFLSGLLRCVDCGGPMHHNAAKDGRVYLCSRGSTTTNHRIVSVRAHRVEAEVEAWVLALATDLAPRLAAQQRSDKRVAAADMTARRAEQQIKRAEERMLTLSLRLADGTITDTAYRQAAAAIDAEREDAERRRRAATSNPVRAAAPQSLPANLAAVWPAATPDQRNLIVRPLIERIDVRPAAHRGDRARRWTIVTSWGDVVDPA; encoded by the coding sequence GTGAGTGCGCTGCTCGCGCATCTCCGGCCGCGGCCCGAGCGCGCGCGGGCCGTCGTGTATCTTCGGCAGTCGACCTATCGCGAGGAGTCGATCAGCCTCGACGTTCAGGAACAGGCCTGCCGCGCCTACTGTGATCGGCAGGGCTACGAGATCGTTTCGATCGAGCGCGACCCGGGCATCAGCGGACGGACATGGGCGCGCGCTGGCGTTCAGGCAGCAATGGGCGCGCTCGAAACCGACCGCGCCGACGTGATCGTTCTCTGGCGCTGGTCCCGGCTCTCTCGCTCGCGCCGCGACTGGGCGCTCGCCGCTGACCGCGCGGACCTCGCTGGTGGCCGTATCGAGTCAGCCACCGAGCCCAACGATCAGACCGCCGCCGGTCGATTTGCCCGCGGAGTCATGACGGAACTCGCAGCCTTCGAGTCCGAGCGCATCGGCGAGCAGTGGAAGGAGGCTCGAGAGTTCCGCGTCGCACGCGGTCTCCCGAGCACGGGCGGCCCGCGGTTCGGCTACAGAGAGGTGGGCGGCCAGTACTTGCCGGACCCTGAAACCGGCCCCCTCCTCGCAGACCTCTACCGCCGATATCTCGGCGGGCAGGGGAGCGGGCACCTCACGCGCCACCTGAACGACCTGGGCGTCCCGCACGGGCGTACGGGCGGCCCGTGGCGTTATCAGGACGTGTTGCGGATCCTCGACGCCGGGTTCGGGGCAGGGCTTCTCGTCAAGTCCGGCCCGCACGCGCCAGTGTGGGATCGCGAGTTCCGTCAGGGCGCACACGAGCCCGTCATCGACCGTGCGACGTGGGAGGCCTACCTCGCGGCACGCGAAGAGCGCCGCCGCGTACGAGTACAGCCCGGGGCATCGTTCCTCTCTGGACTGCTGCGTTGCGTCGACTGCGGCGGGCCGATGCACCACAACGCGGCGAAAGACGGGCGGGTCTACCTGTGCTCACGCGGGAGCACGACCACCAACCATCGCATCGTCAGCGTTCGCGCGCACCGGGTAGAGGCCGAAGTCGAGGCGTGGGTCCTGGCCCTCGCCACCGACCTCGCCCCACGCCTCGCGGCACAGCAGCGCTCAGACAAGAGAGTCGCCGCGGCAGACATGACCGCGAGGCGCGCCGAGCAGCAGATCAAACGCGCAGAGGAGCGGATGCTAACCCTCAGCCTCCGCCTCGCCGACGGCACGATCACCGACACGGCATATCGCCAGGCGGCCGCCGCGATCGACGCCGAGCGCGAGGACGCCGAGCGCCGACGTCGCGCCGCAACCTCGAACCCTGTGCGGGCAGCAGCCCCGCAGTCGCTTCCCGCCAATCTCGCCGCCGTGTGGCCCGCGGCAACGCCCGATCAGCGCAACCTCATCGTCCGGCCGCTCATCGAACGCATCGACGTCCGGCCCGCGGCGCATCGTGGGGACCGTGCGCGCCGCTGGACGATCGTTACGTCCTGGGGCGATGTAGTCGACCCTGCCTAG
- a CDS encoding sugar ABC transporter substrate-binding protein translates to MKVNMRSVVALGAIAAISSLTLAGCAGSSDSGETTAPDMSGSITVWVDADRADVLEAAAADFTEQTGVEVTLVQKEFGEIRDQFVQQVPTGEGPDIAVGAHDWLGTLVTNGVVAPVELGDKSGDFEDVAINAWAYDGQTYAVPYAIENIALIRNTDLVSEAATDYNDMIAKGQAAGTEYPFLVGLDPEAADPYHLYPFQTSFGAPVFGQNADGSYNADDLQIGNEGGIEFANWLGEQGAAGILNTNITGDLALENFTSGKSPFFLTGPWNVPAIEEAGINFSVDAIPSAGGQDAQPFAGVQGFFLSSESENTLAANEFLVNYIGSEDVQMALYEVGGRAPALTAAFDQVEASDPVVAGFGQVGANAVPMPSIPEMGSVWQYWGVTEAAIINGGDAPALWTQMAADVQAAIE, encoded by the coding sequence ATGAAGGTGAACATGAGGAGCGTCGTCGCCCTTGGCGCGATCGCTGCGATTTCATCTCTGACCCTCGCCGGTTGCGCGGGCAGCTCAGACAGTGGCGAGACCACGGCTCCGGACATGTCCGGCTCCATCACCGTGTGGGTCGACGCCGACCGTGCGGACGTCCTCGAGGCAGCCGCGGCCGACTTCACCGAGCAGACCGGTGTCGAGGTCACGCTCGTCCAGAAGGAGTTCGGCGAGATCCGCGACCAGTTCGTGCAGCAGGTTCCCACGGGCGAAGGCCCCGACATCGCGGTGGGTGCTCACGACTGGCTCGGCACCCTCGTGACCAACGGCGTCGTCGCCCCGGTCGAGCTCGGTGACAAGTCGGGCGACTTCGAGGATGTCGCCATCAACGCGTGGGCCTATGACGGTCAGACCTACGCCGTCCCCTACGCGATCGAGAACATCGCCCTCATCCGCAACACGGACCTCGTTTCCGAGGCTGCGACCGACTACAACGACATGATCGCCAAGGGCCAGGCCGCAGGAACCGAGTACCCGTTCCTCGTGGGCCTCGACCCTGAGGCTGCCGACCCGTACCACCTCTACCCCTTCCAGACGTCGTTCGGCGCCCCCGTCTTCGGCCAGAACGCCGACGGCAGCTACAACGCCGACGACCTCCAGATCGGCAACGAGGGTGGCATCGAGTTCGCGAACTGGCTGGGTGAGCAGGGCGCCGCTGGCATCCTGAACACCAACATCACCGGTGACCTGGCACTCGAGAACTTCACGTCGGGCAAGTCTCCGTTCTTCCTGACCGGCCCGTGGAACGTTCCGGCGATCGAAGAGGCGGGCATCAACTTCTCCGTTGACGCGATCCCCTCGGCCGGTGGCCAGGACGCACAGCCGTTCGCTGGTGTGCAGGGCTTCTTCCTGAGCTCCGAGAGCGAGAACACCCTCGCGGCCAACGAGTTCCTCGTGAACTACATCGGCAGCGAAGACGTGCAGATGGCCCTCTACGAGGTCGGTGGCCGCGCTCCCGCGCTGACCGCTGCCTTCGACCAGGTCGAGGCTAGCGACCCGGTCGTCGCGGGCTTCGGACAGGTTGGCGCCAACGCCGTGCCGATGCCGAGCATCCCCGAGATGGGTTCGGTCTGGCAGTACTGGGGGGTGACCGAGGCTGCGATCATCAACGGCGGCGACGCGCCGGCGCTGTGGACGCAGATGGCGGCCGACGTCCAGGCTGCGATCGAGTAA
- a CDS encoding sugar ABC transporter permease produces the protein MSDFRPGAPAAKGLLDKVADEDTDITSSRRGGGGAGIPGGAPAPRRPFRRYFRETGWRHLIGIVVGIFAIFPLLYVLSASFNPNGTLLTANGLFQRVSFDSYVSLFTSAQHPYGAWFLNTLIIGLITAAGTVFLGALAAYSFSRMRFTGRRFGLTTLLVVQMFPQLLAVVAIFLLMVAIGDIFPAIGLNSQIGLIMVYLGGALGVNTYLMYGFFNTVPSSIDEAAKIDGAGHARIFFTIILRLVAPILAVVGLLSFIGTSSEFVLASVILIDPDKQTLAVGLYKFISDEFSKNWSVFAAGAVLAAILPVALFLSLQRYIVGGLTAGSVK, from the coding sequence ATGAGCGACTTCCGTCCCGGCGCCCCTGCCGCCAAGGGCCTTCTCGACAAGGTCGCCGACGAAGACACCGACATCACCTCCAGCCGTCGCGGCGGCGGGGGAGCCGGCATCCCCGGGGGAGCACCCGCACCGCGGCGGCCGTTCCGCCGCTACTTCCGCGAGACCGGATGGCGCCACCTCATCGGGATCGTCGTGGGCATCTTCGCGATCTTCCCGCTGCTGTACGTCCTGTCGGCATCCTTCAACCCCAACGGCACCCTGCTGACGGCCAACGGTCTGTTCCAGCGCGTGAGTTTCGACAGCTACGTGTCGCTGTTCACGAGCGCGCAGCATCCGTACGGCGCGTGGTTCCTCAACACCCTCATCATCGGGCTGATCACCGCCGCGGGAACCGTGTTCCTCGGTGCGCTCGCGGCGTATTCGTTTTCGCGCATGCGTTTCACCGGGCGCCGCTTCGGGCTCACGACCCTCCTGGTCGTGCAGATGTTCCCGCAGCTGCTCGCGGTCGTCGCCATCTTCCTGCTGATGGTCGCGATCGGCGACATCTTCCCGGCGATCGGTCTGAACTCCCAGATCGGGCTCATCATGGTCTACCTCGGTGGCGCCCTCGGGGTGAACACCTACCTCATGTACGGGTTCTTCAACACGGTTCCGTCATCGATCGATGAGGCCGCCAAGATTGACGGCGCAGGCCACGCGCGCATCTTCTTCACGATCATCCTGCGGCTGGTCGCGCCGATCCTCGCCGTGGTCGGGCTGCTGTCGTTCATCGGAACCTCGAGCGAGTTCGTGCTCGCAAGCGTCATCCTGATCGACCCCGACAAGCAGACCCTCGCCGTCGGGCTCTACAAGTTCATCTCTGACGAGTTCTCCAAGAACTGGTCGGTCTTCGCCGCCGGGGCCGTGCTGGCCGCAATCCTGCCGGTCGCGCTGTTCCTCTCGTTGCAGCGCTACATCGTCGGTGGACTGACCGCGGGAAGCGTGAAGTAA
- a CDS encoding ABC transporter permease subunit, whose amino-acid sequence MSAPTTESRDPAADPQRVKRSARARRIADAAGVGWKVLLLKIIAMAIIDALALYSVLVLMQSEQWIPIVVILLVTGFANYIYFSRGNLPAKYLIPGLIFLFVFQIFAAGYTAYVAFTNYGTGHNSDKESAVNALLLQAQERVPDSPAYKLTIVERLGELSFLVTDPDGTVEIGNDNTPLEPVENAQMDGGKAVGLDGYNSFSFSEIVANQQEIAAMAVPISDDPNDGALRTPDGSSAYVYLSKLVYDEQAGTMTDTRTGTVYYDIGTGAFTAEDGTELLPGWQIFVGFDNFTRAFTEESIRGPFFSVLIWTFAFAFLSVATTFVLGLFLAIVFNDPRMKSKKYYRVLMILPYAFPGFLSALVWAGMMNQEFGFINVVLFGGADIPWLTNEWLAKFSILLVNLWLGFPYMFLISTGALQSIPDDLQEAARVDGANAWQVFRSIKFPLLLVAVAPLLIASFAYNFNNFSLIYMLTGGGPRDATAGVNVGATDILITMVYKVAFVGSTADYGLASAFSIIIFLIVGTISIVAFRRTKALEELN is encoded by the coding sequence ATGTCTGCTCCGACCACTGAGAGCCGCGACCCAGCGGCCGACCCGCAGCGCGTGAAGAGATCCGCGCGCGCTCGCCGGATCGCCGATGCCGCCGGTGTCGGCTGGAAGGTTCTTCTGCTGAAGATCATCGCGATGGCGATCATCGACGCGCTCGCACTGTATTCGGTGCTGGTGCTCATGCAGAGCGAACAGTGGATCCCGATCGTGGTGATCCTTCTGGTCACCGGATTCGCGAACTACATCTACTTCAGCCGTGGCAACCTCCCCGCGAAGTACCTCATCCCGGGCCTGATCTTCCTCTTCGTCTTCCAGATCTTCGCTGCCGGCTACACCGCCTACGTCGCTTTCACGAACTACGGCACCGGCCACAACAGCGACAAAGAGAGCGCGGTCAACGCGCTGCTCCTGCAGGCGCAGGAACGCGTCCCCGACTCTCCCGCCTACAAGCTCACGATCGTCGAGCGTCTCGGCGAGCTCTCGTTCCTGGTCACCGACCCTGACGGGACGGTCGAGATCGGAAACGACAACACCCCGCTCGAGCCTGTCGAGAACGCCCAGATGGACGGCGGCAAGGCCGTCGGCCTCGACGGCTACAACAGCTTCAGCTTCTCCGAGATCGTCGCCAACCAGCAGGAGATCGCCGCAATGGCGGTCCCGATCAGCGATGATCCCAACGACGGGGCGCTGCGCACCCCGGACGGTTCCAGCGCGTACGTGTACCTGTCGAAGCTCGTCTACGACGAGCAGGCCGGAACGATGACCGATACCCGAACGGGAACGGTCTACTACGACATCGGCACGGGAGCATTCACCGCCGAGGACGGCACCGAACTTCTCCCCGGCTGGCAGATCTTCGTCGGCTTCGACAACTTCACCCGAGCCTTCACGGAAGAGTCCATCCGCGGACCGTTCTTCTCGGTGCTCATCTGGACGTTCGCCTTCGCCTTCCTCTCCGTGGCGACGACCTTCGTGCTCGGGCTGTTCCTCGCGATCGTCTTCAACGACCCCCGGATGAAGTCCAAGAAGTACTACCGGGTGCTCATGATCCTCCCGTACGCCTTCCCGGGGTTCCTCTCGGCGCTGGTGTGGGCCGGAATGATGAACCAGGAGTTCGGCTTCATCAACGTCGTGCTGTTCGGCGGGGCAGACATCCCGTGGCTCACGAACGAGTGGCTCGCCAAGTTCAGCATCCTTCTGGTGAACCTCTGGCTCGGGTTCCCCTACATGTTCCTCATCAGCACGGGGGCGCTGCAGTCGATTCCGGATGACCTGCAGGAAGCTGCCCGGGTTGACGGCGCCAACGCGTGGCAGGTGTTCCGTTCCATCAAATTCCCCCTGCTGCTCGTGGCCGTAGCCCCGCTGTTGATCGCATCCTTTGCCTACAACTTCAACAACTTCAGCCTTATCTACATGCTCACCGGTGGTGGGCCGCGGGATGCGACAGCGGGCGTCAACGTCGGCGCTACCGACATCCTCATCACGATGGTCTACAAGGTCGCCTTCGTCGGGTCGACGGCCGACTACGGTCTGGCAAGCGCCTTCTCGATCATCATCTTCCTCATCGTCGGCACGATCTCGATCGTCGCGTTCCGACGGACCAAGGCACTCGAGGAGTTGAACTGA